The region TATTTTAATGACAGAATTGATGAAATACTTTGGTTTTTACCCCGCTTTAGACACTAGTAATAAGCTTTATTTTAACTGGGAAGAGGGGGTTTTTAGTAATCATTTTACCCCAAGTTGTTTTGATGAAGAGCCTACTGTTTTGTTTAGGAAATTATTGGAATTAGGTTTCTCTAGTGACCAAAAAGTGTTTAATAATAGAGATAGAAAGAGACTGTTAGCGATGTTGATTAGTTATTATGAACGACATCTAAATGACTTTAAAAAACCGAATTCTTTGGAAGTTTTGAAGGAAGTTTTCTCTAATTGACTATTTTTAATGTTTTTCCTACCAATTAATTAGGGGGATATTAAAGTAATTTGTTTAAATTCGCGAAATTGATTAAAAAATATTATAATAATAACGATGAGCACTAAATTTACAGAATATAAGAATCTTGACTTGTCAGGGGTAGCATCAGAGATGCTAGAGTTTTGGAAAGAACAATCAATATTCGAAAAAAGTATTAGTACTAGAGAGGATAATAAACCTTTCGTGTTTTTCGAAGGACCACCTTCAGCTAATGGAAAACCTGGAATTCACCACGTGATGGCTCGTGCTATTAAGGATATTTTTTGTCGTTATAAAACTCAAAAAGGATACCAAGTAAAGCGTAAAGCGGGATGGGATACACATGGATTACCTGTTGAATTAGGTACTGAGAAGGAACTTGGAATTACTAAAGAAGATATTGGAACTAAAATTACAGTAGAAGAATACAACCAAGCTTGTAAGCGTACTGTAATGCGTTATACTGACCTATGGAATGACCTTACTGAGAAGATGGGGTATTGGGTAGATATGAACGATCCTTATGTGACTTACAAGTCAAAGTATATGGAATCAGTATGGTGGTTGTTAAAACAAATCTATGATAAAGACTTGTTATACAAAGGATATACAATCCAACCATATTCGCCTAAAGCAGGTACAGGTCTATCATCACATGAGATTAACCAACCAGGAGCATATAAAGATATCACAGATACGACTATCGTAGCACAGTTTAAAGCTATTGATGAGACATTACCTGAGTTCTTAAAAGGATTTGGTGCTATTCATTTCTTGGCTTGGACAACTACTCCATGGACATTACCGTCAAATACAGCGTTGACTGTAGGTCCTAAGATTGACTATGTATTAGTGAAGTCGTTTAACCAATATACAGGAGAGGCGATTAATGTAGTATTAGGTAAACCGCTAGTAGCTAAACAGTTTGCTGGTAAGTTTGCTACTGTAGAAACAGAAGAAGAATTAAACGCATATAAAGAAGGTGATAAAAAGATTCCTTATTTAGTTGTTAAGGAATTTAAAGGTGCTGACTTAGTGGGAGCTAAGTATGAACAATTGTTACCATATACATTGCCATATCAAAACCCAGAGAATGCATTCAGAGTAATCTTGGGTGATTTCGTTACTACAGAAGATGGTACTGGTATCGTACATACAGCGCCTACTTTTGGTGCAGATGATGCTAAGGTAGCTAAAGAAGCTACACCAGAAGTGCCACCTATGCTTATCCTTGATGCTGATGAGAACCCAGTTCCATTAGTAGATTTACAAGGACGTTTCGTAAAGAAAATGGGAGACTTAGCAGGAAAGTATGTAAAGAATGAATACTATGACGATGGACAAGCTCCTGAGCGTTCTGTAGACGTAGAAATAGCTATCCGTCTAAAAGAAGAGAACAAAGCATTCAAAGTAGAGAAGTATGTTCACAGTTACCCACATTGTTGGAGAACGAACAAACCTGTATTATACTACCCATTAGATTCTTGGTTTATTAAGATCACTGAGGTAAAAGAGCGCATGTTCGAATTAAATGAAGAGGTGAACTGGAAACCTAAAGCAACTGGGGAAGGTCGTTTTGGTAACTGGATTAAGAATGCAAATGACTGGAATTTATCTCGTTCTCGTTTCTGGGGTATTCCATTACCTATCTGGAGATCTGAGGATAAGACAGAAGAATTAGTAGTTGGTTCTGTTGAGGAATTAATGAATGAAATTAAGAAGTCTATGGCTGCTGGTATCCAGACAGCTAATCCTTTTGAAGGGTTTGCAGTAGGAGATATGTCAGAAGAAAACTATGATAAAGTGGACTTACATAAAAATGTAGTTGATAATATCGT is a window of Myroides oncorhynchi DNA encoding:
- the ileS gene encoding isoleucine--tRNA ligase encodes the protein MSTKFTEYKNLDLSGVASEMLEFWKEQSIFEKSISTREDNKPFVFFEGPPSANGKPGIHHVMARAIKDIFCRYKTQKGYQVKRKAGWDTHGLPVELGTEKELGITKEDIGTKITVEEYNQACKRTVMRYTDLWNDLTEKMGYWVDMNDPYVTYKSKYMESVWWLLKQIYDKDLLYKGYTIQPYSPKAGTGLSSHEINQPGAYKDITDTTIVAQFKAIDETLPEFLKGFGAIHFLAWTTTPWTLPSNTALTVGPKIDYVLVKSFNQYTGEAINVVLGKPLVAKQFAGKFATVETEEELNAYKEGDKKIPYLVVKEFKGADLVGAKYEQLLPYTLPYQNPENAFRVILGDFVTTEDGTGIVHTAPTFGADDAKVAKEATPEVPPMLILDADENPVPLVDLQGRFVKKMGDLAGKYVKNEYYDDGQAPERSVDVEIAIRLKEENKAFKVEKYVHSYPHCWRTNKPVLYYPLDSWFIKITEVKERMFELNEEVNWKPKATGEGRFGNWIKNANDWNLSRSRFWGIPLPIWRSEDKTEELVVGSVEELMNEIKKSMAAGIQTANPFEGFAVGDMSEENYDKVDLHKNVVDNIVLVSASGKPMRRESDLIDVWFDSGAMPYAQWHYPFENKELIDNNKSYPADFIAEGVDQTRGWFYTLHAIASMVFDTKAYKNVVSNGLVLDKNGLKMSKSLGNTVDPFETLAEHGPDATRWYMISNANPWDNLKFDLDGITEVRRKFFGTLYNTYNFFALYANIDGFKYEEKDIPLADRPEIDRWILSELNTLVQRVDEFYAEYEPTKAARAITDFVTENLSNWYVRLCRRRFWKGEYAQDKIAAYQTLYTCLLTVAKLGAPIAPFFMDKLYRDLTLATHGESFESVHLADFPEFKEEFVDKALESRMQKAQIISSLVLSLRKKEMIKVRQPLQRVMIPVLDDNQKNEILAIADLIKAEVNVKEIELLDDASGVLVKQIKPNFKTLGPRFGKDMGLIANKIQGFGQEEIAEIERNGGITLNLTEKSVTLTVADVEITSQDIEGWLVANEGGLTVALDITISPELRKEGISRELVNRIQNIRKDSGFEVTDKIIVKILEEKEIKEAVLANEDYIKSETLTHTLEFVNDLSEGVDVEFDELKTRVLILK